In one window of Campylobacter hepaticus DNA:
- the waaC gene encoding lipopolysaccharide heptosyltransferase I: MKIAIVRLSALGDIIQSAAVLQFIKKFKKDIEIHWFVDIKFEGILKNHPLIDKLYALPLKDKKILKSLKILLNARKNHYDAVMDLQGLIKSSIVSRILSKNNFGFDKASLKESFAHNFYNQKLSIDYNENVFVRYLSLASFMLNTDFSAKDLAFKQDVFKINNNLKEALNEKLQLDKNKQNILIHVGSSVENKIYPKTKLAILCKLLINEFQKAKIWLAWGNTKEHNFAKEVLNLSGIDEIHISLAPKFNLEELMAFTKMMNLIIGNDSGPTHLAFALNKPSITIFGATPSHRNAFKTNINKIIDAGKKIQDAKHIDKSDFCITLIEEEDIFKLAKSLLNEK, encoded by the coding sequence ATGAAAATAGCAATCGTTCGTTTATCAGCGCTTGGAGATATTATACAAAGTGCAGCAGTTTTACAATTTATCAAAAAGTTCAAAAAAGATATAGAAATTCATTGGTTTGTAGATATCAAATTTGAAGGCATACTTAAAAATCATCCCTTAATAGATAAACTTTATGCTTTACCTTTAAAAGATAAAAAAATACTTAAAAGTCTCAAAATTCTTTTAAATGCAAGAAAAAACCATTATGATGCTGTTATGGATTTACAAGGACTCATAAAATCTTCTATTGTAAGTAGAATTTTAAGTAAAAATAATTTTGGCTTTGATAAAGCAAGTTTAAAAGAAAGTTTTGCACATAATTTTTATAATCAAAAGCTCAGCATTGATTACAATGAAAATGTTTTTGTGAGATATTTAAGTCTTGCTTCTTTTATGCTTAATACAGACTTTAGTGCTAAAGATTTAGCCTTTAAACAAGATGTTTTTAAAATTAATAATAATTTAAAAGAAGCCTTAAATGAAAAATTACAACTTGATAAAAATAAGCAAAATATACTCATACATGTAGGTTCAAGCGTAGAAAATAAAATTTATCCAAAAACCAAACTTGCTATATTATGCAAACTTTTAATCAATGAATTCCAAAAAGCAAAAATTTGGCTAGCTTGGGGTAATACAAAAGAACATAATTTTGCCAAAGAAGTTTTAAATCTTAGTGGTATTGATGAAATTCATATAAGCTTAGCACCCAAATTCAACCTTGAAGAACTTATGGCTTTTACTAAAATGATGAACTTGATCATAGGAAATGATAGCGGACCAACACACTTAGCTTTTGCTTTAAACAAACCTTCTATTACTATTTTTGGTGCTACACCTAGCCATAGGAATGCTTTTAAAACTAATATTAATAAAATTATTGATGCGGGTAAAAAGATCCAAGATGCTAAACACATTGATAAAAGTGATTTTTGCATCACACTTATAGAAGAAGAAGATATCTTTAAACTCGCTAAAAGCCTGCTTAATGAAAAATAA
- a CDS encoding glycosyltransferase family 2 protein, whose translation MNNPLISIIIPIYNVESYLKECLDSVVNQSYANLDIILIDDGSTDKSLDIALQYLRKDERIFLISKENGGQSSARNMGLEFLKGTKLRSFFEEEQDILSFTSTHSFEKNTKIIKKEYIKSNFTLIEERYIKTKIENINDFIIQELPDCIIHFLDSDDYFLKDCIKLCAKEMLDKDLDICAHNLCRYIQNENKIDKNHYFEIPNNIPKSNYNYALDAIIDCNKYSFVFTWQGSFKSHILNQYNLRFTHGIYNEDNDFGIILFAMANKILFLNETLLVYRVRKDSSSSKNIDKKCKMPKYLEEISCYFNDSDLLKKYYHCYCIVRSGIIINNFYNSYLKNKQYKYDCFFINSLAWHCNLLKINLKIDPLNIVKLVKMAHPNKLYLLKHCLYYLIRHPKKIKNIKNLFYLYNSSL comes from the coding sequence ATGAACAATCCTTTAATTTCTATTATCATACCTATTTATAATGTTGAGTCTTATTTAAAAGAATGTTTAGATAGTGTTGTAAATCAAAGTTATGCTAATTTAGATATTATCTTAATAGATGATGGAAGTACGGATAAGAGTTTAGATATAGCACTTCAATATTTAAGAAAAGATGAAAGAATATTTTTGATTTCCAAGGAAAATGGAGGGCAATCTTCAGCAAGAAATATGGGATTAGAATTTCTTAAAGGAACTAAATTAAGATCTTTTTTTGAAGAAGAACAAGATATACTTTCTTTTACTTCAACACATAGTTTTGAAAAAAATACAAAAATAATAAAAAAAGAGTATATTAAATCTAATTTTACTTTAATTGAAGAAAGATATATCAAAACAAAAATAGAAAATATCAATGATTTTATCATTCAAGAATTGCCTGATTGTATAATACATTTTTTAGATTCTGATGATTATTTTTTAAAAGATTGCATTAAACTTTGTGCAAAAGAAATGTTAGATAAAGATTTAGATATTTGCGCGCACAATCTTTGTAGATATATTCAAAATGAAAATAAAATAGATAAGAATCATTATTTTGAAATACCAAATAATATACCAAAAAGTAATTATAATTATGCTTTAGACGCAATAATTGATTGCAATAAATATTCATTTGTGTTTACTTGGCAAGGGAGTTTTAAATCTCATATTTTAAACCAATACAATCTTCGTTTTACTCATGGTATATACAATGAAGATAATGATTTTGGAATCATACTTTTTGCAATGGCTAATAAAATTTTATTTTTAAATGAAACATTGCTTGTTTATAGGGTAAGAAAGGATTCTTCAAGTTCTAAAAATATTGATAAAAAATGCAAAATGCCTAAATATTTAGAAGAAATAAGTTGTTATTTTAATGACAGTGATTTATTAAAAAAATATTATCATTGTTATTGTATAGTTAGATCTGGTATTATTATTAATAATTTTTATAATTCTTATTTAAAGAATAAGCAATATAAATATGATTGTTTTTTTATCAATTCTCTTGCTTGGCATTGTAATTTATTAAAAATTAATTTAAAAATAGATCCATTAAACATAGTTAAACTAGTCAAAATGGCTCATCCAAATAAATTATATTTATTAAAACATTGTTTATATTATTTGATAAGACATCCTAAAAAGATTAAAAACATAAAAAATTTGTTTTATTTATATAATTCTTCACTATAA
- a CDS encoding 3'-5' exonuclease yields the protein MIKNKDYICVFDCESVPDADLIRKTLNFQGSDLEVSLQALKWQKEQSGNEFLPLPYHKIISICAVLSDSFGKFIKVNKIEGNSEKEMIASFFNFIEKYEPKLVSFNGKNFDMPVLVLRALKYNIKAATYLDTQSDKWNNYKTRFSELKHCDLYESLGVNGRGIKLDLICSMAGLPGKYDIHGDAVMELFYQDKLEKIHEYCESDVLNTYMLFLKYELIKSNVNQEDYIYFLTCMCDYLRLKKANRSYMEIFIEACETEILNFQS from the coding sequence ATGATAAAAAATAAAGATTATATTTGTGTTTTTGATTGTGAAAGTGTACCTGATGCTGATCTTATTCGTAAAACTTTAAATTTTCAAGGAAGTGATTTAGAAGTAAGTTTACAAGCATTAAAATGGCAAAAAGAACAAAGCGGGAATGAGTTTTTGCCTTTACCTTATCATAAAATTATTAGCATTTGTGCGGTTTTAAGCGATAGTTTTGGAAAATTTATAAAAGTCAATAAAATTGAGGGAAATAGCGAAAAAGAAATGATTGCTAGTTTTTTTAATTTTATTGAAAAATATGAACCAAAATTAGTGAGCTTTAATGGTAAAAATTTCGATATGCCTGTACTTGTTTTAAGAGCTTTAAAATATAATATTAAAGCAGCTACTTATCTTGATACGCAAAGTGATAAATGGAATAATTATAAAACAAGATTTTCAGAACTTAAACATTGTGATTTGTATGAATCTTTGGGGGTAAATGGGCGTGGAATTAAACTTGATCTTATATGTTCTATGGCAGGTTTACCAGGAAAATATGATATACATGGGGATGCGGTGATGGAACTTTTTTATCAAGATAAACTTGAAAAAATTCATGAATATTGTGAAAGCGATGTTTTAAACACTTATATGCTTTTTTTAAAGTATGAATTGATTAAATCTAATGTGAATCAAGAAGATTATATTTATTTTCTTACTTGTATGTGTGATTATTTACGTTTAAAAAAGGCAAATAGGTCTTATATGGAAATTTTTATTGAGGCTTGTGAGACTGAAATCTTAAATTTTCAATCTTGA
- a CDS encoding lipid A biosynthesis lauroyl acyltransferase → MKNKDNLYLSLYFILKFFIIFMPHFILNFLALITARITFYLNKKHRKIIDTNLQICFPAYDKKKRDKIALKIYKNFAQLGIDCLKNQNTTKEKILNKVQFINENFLTQALANKRPIIFTTAHYGNWEILSLAYAAKYGPISIVGKKLKSEVMYKILSQNRTQFNIQLIDKKGGLKQMLSALKRGRSLGLLTDQDCTDNESIKISFFNKEVNYQMGASFIAQKSDALIIPVYVYKNKFNQFCIEFFKPKDPRNTTLEELTLYQAQTCEAMIKKRPWEYFFFHRRFASYSEELYK, encoded by the coding sequence ATGAAAAATAAAGATAATTTATACCTTAGTCTTTATTTCATTTTAAAATTTTTTATTATTTTTATGCCTCATTTCATATTAAATTTTTTAGCCTTAATCACTGCAAGAATTACTTTTTATCTTAATAAAAAACACCGTAAAATTATTGATACTAATTTACAAATTTGCTTTCCCGCTTATGATAAAAAAAAACGCGATAAAATTGCTCTAAAAATCTATAAAAATTTTGCCCAACTTGGTATTGACTGCTTAAAAAATCAAAATACTACAAAAGAAAAAATACTCAATAAGGTTCAATTTATCAATGAAAACTTTTTAACGCAAGCTTTAGCAAATAAGCGTCCTATCATTTTTACTACAGCACATTATGGAAATTGGGAAATTTTAAGTCTTGCTTATGCGGCAAAATATGGACCTATATCTATAGTAGGGAAAAAACTAAAAAGTGAAGTTATGTATAAAATTTTAAGCCAAAATCGCACTCAATTTAATATACAACTTATTGATAAAAAAGGCGGCTTAAAACAAATGCTAAGTGCTTTAAAGCGAGGAAGATCTTTAGGATTGCTAACCGATCAAGATTGCACAGACAATGAAAGCATAAAAATCAGTTTTTTCAACAAAGAAGTAAATTATCAAATGGGTGCAAGCTTTATAGCACAAAAAAGTGATGCTCTAATCATTCCTGTTTATGTTTATAAAAATAAATTCAATCAATTTTGTATAGAATTTTTCAAACCCAAAGATCCAAGAAATACTACCCTAGAAGAACTTACACTTTATCAAGCACAAACTTGTGAAGCAATGATTAAAAAAAGACCTTGGGAGTATTTTTTCTTTCATAGACGCTTTGCTAGTTATAGTGAAGAATTATATAAATAA